The region TCCTGGAGCCGGCTTCGTCACCCAGTGGCTGGTCTTCCTCGGGATCGCCCAGCTGTTCGGTGCCGCCATTCTCTTGATGTGCTTCTTCATCTCAGCTCACGCCTCCTTTCAGGCTGTCCAGCTTCTCCTTTCTCCAAGGATCCGACAGGTCCAGCTTTGTCAGCACCACGTCCGATGGGTCGACCGGCTTCTGCTTCTGCGTGCCGTCCGCCTTCGGGATCGTGACGTTCTCAACAACTATCTTGCAGCTCTTCAGGTCCACGGACGCCACCTTCGCCTCCGATGCCCTGAAGTCCTTGTTCCCTCTGAGGATCTTGACTGTGTCGCCCTTCCTAACTGGGAGCGAGCGAACGTTGTACTCTGTCATCAACGCGGAGTTCAGGTGCGCTGAGACCATCCTCTTCTTCTTGTGCAGGGGCGCGTTCGCCCTCCACTTCCTCTGCTTTCTCGCCTTAGTGCTCGTGGTAACCATGGCACTCACATCCCTACACTATCATCGAGGCCGTCGCTGCGATCCTCGGCCACCTCTCAGCGGCCTCCCTCGCAACCGGTCCCTTGATGTCCGTTCCTTTTGTCTCGCCCGTCTCGGTGACGAGCACCACAGCGTTGTCCTCGAACTGGACCATCGTGCCCTCGGGCCTCCTGAACGCCCGTTTCTGGCGGACGATGACCGCCCTGAACAGCTGTTTCCTCGTCTCGGGCGAGCCCTTCTTGACTGTGACGACGCACACCTCTCCGAGGGCAGCGTTCGGGTACCTTCTCTTGGTTCCGTGGTATTTCGGCACGGCGACGACCTGGACGATCTTGGCGCCGCTGTTGTCTATGCAGTCCAACCTCGCCCCGGTCGGTATGCCCCTCGTCTGTCTTCCTGGGATGCCTTTCATCGCGCTCACCTACTTCTTCTCGATGACTACGTATGACACTCTCTTGCTCAGTGGCCGGCACTCCATGATGCTGACCTCGTCTCCGAGCTTGACCTGAAAGCATGGGGGAGAGTGCGCGAGGTACCTGCTCGTGCGCTTCTCGTACCTCTCGTACTTCGGTACGTACCTCATGTACTCCCTCTCGATGACAACCGTGCTCTGCATCTTCGTGGAGACAGCGGTGCCGTTGAGCACCGTGCCTCTGACCGACATCTGTCCGTGGAACGGGCAGTGGCTGTCCTTGCACGTCCCCTTCGGTGGCTCGACATCGAGTCCTATATCCTTCACGCCGGGTTTGGCCGCCCTCTTGACCTTCTCTGCCATCGCATCTCACCCTACCGCACTTTCTTGATCCTGTCCTCAGGTCTGAACTTGATTTCCTTGCCGGAGACAATGTGGGTTTCCTGGCCTTCAACGAACTTGAACCTGCAGCAGTCCTTGGGCACCATCTTCTCAGCCCCGTCCTGCTCTATCGTGAATGTGTTCCTGGTCTCGTCCACGACCTTTCCCTTGACGCCGACATACTCGGCGCAGGTCGATTCCAGGACCTCTACTCCAAGTCCGATGAACTCCCGTCTCCGGAAATCTCCTACACTCATGCTCGGTTTCCTTCACTCCACGGAGAACCCCAGCTCCTCGAGGACCTCTTTGACCTTCCTCTTGTGCTCGCCCTGCAGCTCGATCCGCCCTTCCTTGGCGGTCCCGCCTGCAGCGCACCTGGTCTTGAGCTTCCTTGCGAGGTCGTTCAGATCAATGTCCGTCGCATCGATTCCATCGACGACGGTCACGATCTTGCCGTACCTTCTGGTGTCCGTGAGTATCCGTATCTTCTGCTGCTCCTTCGCTATCTGCTCACACATGCACAGCTCTTCGGGCAGCCCACATACCGAGCAAATTCCTGCCATTACTTCTTCTCCTCCTTCTTCGGCTTCTCAGCCTTCTCCTTCTTCACGTTGGGTTTCGGCTTATCCTTGTTCGCTTCGTTCGCGAGCTTCTTGGGGCCGGCTTTGACGGCCTCTGCCACATCTATCTCGCGCATGATCGTGTGAATTCGGGCCACGTTCGTCCTCAGCGCCCTGATCTTGCCAGGACTCGAGGGCGCGCCGCCCATCGCGGCTATGCCTCTCTCGTGCATCAGCTCGTCGTTGATCTCCTTGAACTTGGCCATCAGGTCGTCCGGCCTCATGGCCCTGATCTCCTTCGGCTTCAACAGCGCCATCCTCTTCAGGCCTCCTTGCTCCCTTCAGGCTCGGGCTTCTTCTCCTCTTTCTTCACCGGGACTTCTGCCAAAGGTGCCGTCTTCTCAGGAACTGTTATCGCCTGGACCGGCGCCTGCGTGATCGCGCCCTCAGCCGGTTTCGCGACGGGGGCGGTCTCCTTCTTCTTCCGCTTCCGGACTGGTTTATTCTCCTCACCCGGTGCTCCGGGTGCAACCGGTGCCGGCGGAGCGGATCCTTCGCCCGCCTTCTTCTTGAACCTCGGCTTCTTCGGCTTGGCGGCCGCCTCCGTGGTCGCCGTCTTCCTGAGCTCCTCGACCGCCTGGGCAGCCTTCTGCTCCTCTGCCTTGACTTCGGCGGCCGGCACGGCTGGTGCCTGAGTCGCCGGTGCTGGAGTCTCTGGCGGCGGGATGATGTCGATCTCGTCTGGCAGTCTGGCATTCTGGTCCATGATCTGCACCGTCACGCCTATGACGCCGGGCTTGAGTTTCGCGGCCGCGAAGCCTTGGTGCATAAAATTCAGTTTCGCCTCGCCACAGTACTTTATGTGGCCCTCCTTGAACTTCACCGTCCTGTGCCTCTGGCCAGTGAGCTTGCCAGCGATTATCACCTGACAGCCCCTGGCTCCAGAGTCTATGATTCTCCGAACGGTCGAGTGGCCAGCGCGCCTGAAGTGCCAGCCCCGCTCGAGCGCGTTGGCAAGCTTCTCTGCCATGATCTGCGCGTTCAGGTTCGGATTCTCCACCTCCTGGACCTCGATCTGCGGGTTGTTGAAGTTGAAATTCTCCTCGATTGCGCGGGTCAGGCTCTTGATCGACTCTCCCCTCCGGCCGATGACGAGCCCCGGGCGTTCGGTGATCAGTGTCACACGCGTGCCCATAGGGGTTCTTTGGACGTCCAGCCCTCCGAACCCAGCCCTGCCGACCTTGCTCATCAGGAACTCTTTCAGCAGGACCCTTCGGATGTTCTCAGTGACGAACTTTCTCTCGCTTGCCATTCTGATACCTCCACAAGGCCGTCCTAGAACGCCTCGACCTCCTCAAGGATGACCTCTATGTTCGTAGTCTGATCGTTCCAGGGCGTGCTCCTGCCCTGCGCCCTCGGCATGAACGACTTCTGAATCCTCCCTCTGTGGGCTGCGGCAATCTTGACTCGCATGTTTTCAGCGTCCAGGCCTTTGTACTCTGCATTCGACTGGGCGCTCTCGAGGACCTTGAGTATGGCCTTGGCGGCATTCTTCGGGAACCTGCCAGGGCCGACCTTCGGCTTCGGGTTCAGATACAACTTGAATCGTGTGTATGGAACAGGAGTCTTGATGTCGACGACCTCTTTCAGGTACTTCTTCGCGTCATCGACCTTCATGCCCTTCAGCATCTTGCAGACCTCTCGACAGTGCTTCGGTGACACGCCGATCTCAATCCCGAGCGCCTTCGAGGTCTTCTCCGGGTCCGAATCCATTGAGTATCCCATTGTTCTCGACCTCCCTCACTTCAGCGGCATGAACTTGGATGATCTGGTAGCACCTACACCCAGTCCAGAGTGCCTCACGGATCTCCTGGTCATGGAGAACTCGCCCAGCGCGTGTCCGATCATCTCCGGCTTGATGTCAACAGGTGAGAACTCCTTGCCGTTGTAGACATGGACCGTCTTGCCAACGAACTCGGGCAGCACCGGGATCTCCCTCCTGTGCGTCCTGACGGGTCCGCCGGCTACTCTTAGCCTCCTCACGAACGCCTCCTGCTCGGTGTTCAGGCCCCTGATGTAAGTCCTCCGGGCCCTGGCCGGCAGCAGCTCGATGATATCCGCGAACGGAAGCTTCAGGAGCTCTTCCATCGTGTGCCCACGGTATGTGAACTCCTTCTTTCTGCGAGCTTGGATCTGGCTCTTCTTCTTCCTCATCTTCCTTCTTGCGGCCTTGGC is a window of Candidatus Thermoplasmatota archaeon DNA encoding:
- a CDS encoding 50S ribosomal protein L14, yielding MKGIPGRQTRGIPTGARLDCIDNSGAKIVQVVAVPKYHGTKRRYPNAALGEVCVVTVKKGSPETRKQLFRAVIVRQKRAFRRPEGTMVQFEDNAVVLVTETGETKGTDIKGPVAREAAERWPRIAATASMIV
- a CDS encoding 30S ribosomal protein S17, whose protein sequence is MAEKVKRAAKPGVKDIGLDVEPPKGTCKDSHCPFHGQMSVRGTVLNGTAVSTKMQSTVVIEREYMRYVPKYERYEKRTSRYLAHSPPCFQVKLGDEVSIMECRPLSKRVSYVVIEKK
- a CDS encoding ribonuclease P protein subunit; amino-acid sequence: MSVGDFRRREFIGLGVEVLESTCAEYVGVKGKVVDETRNTFTIEQDGAEKMVPKDCCRFKFVEGQETHIVSGKEIKFRPEDRIKKVR
- the rplX gene encoding 50S ribosomal protein L24, with amino-acid sequence MVTTSTKARKQRKWRANAPLHKKKRMVSAHLNSALMTEYNVRSLPVRKGDTVKILRGNKDFRASEAKVASVDLKSCKIVVENVTIPKADGTQKQKPVDPSDVVLTKLDLSDPWRKEKLDSLKGGVS
- a CDS encoding 50S ribosomal protein L22 codes for the protein MGYSMDSDPEKTSKALGIEIGVSPKHCREVCKMLKGMKVDDAKKYLKEVVDIKTPVPYTRFKLYLNPKPKVGPGRFPKNAAKAILKVLESAQSNAEYKGLDAENMRVKIAAAHRGRIQKSFMPRAQGRSTPWNDQTTNIEVILEEVEAF
- a CDS encoding 30S ribosomal protein S3; its protein translation is MASERKFVTENIRRVLLKEFLMSKVGRAGFGGLDVQRTPMGTRVTLITERPGLVIGRRGESIKSLTRAIEENFNFNNPQIEVQEVENPNLNAQIMAEKLANALERGWHFRRAGHSTVRRIIDSGARGCQVIIAGKLTGQRHRTVKFKEGHIKYCGEAKLNFMHQGFAAAKLKPGVIGVTVQIMDQNARLPDEIDIIPPPETPAPATQAPAVPAAEVKAEEQKAAQAVEELRKTATTEAAAKPKKPRFKKKAGEGSAPPAPVAPGAPGEENKPVRKRKKKETAPVAKPAEGAITQAPVQAITVPEKTAPLAEVPVKKEEKKPEPEGSKEA
- the yciH gene encoding stress response translation initiation inhibitor YciH — its product is MAGICSVCGLPEELCMCEQIAKEQQKIRILTDTRRYGKIVTVVDGIDATDIDLNDLARKLKTRCAAGGTAKEGRIELQGEHKRKVKEVLEELGFSVE
- a CDS encoding 30S ribosomal protein S19; this translates as MRKKKSQIQARRKKEFTYRGHTMEELLKLPFADIIELLPARARRTYIRGLNTEQEAFVRRLRVAGGPVRTHRREIPVLPEFVGKTVHVYNGKEFSPVDIKPEMIGHALGEFSMTRRSVRHSGLGVGATRSSKFMPLK
- the rpmC gene encoding 50S ribosomal protein L29, with the protein product MALLKPKEIRAMRPDDLMAKFKEINDELMHERGIAAMGGAPSSPGKIRALRTNVARIHTIMREIDVAEAVKAGPKKLANEANKDKPKPNVKKEKAEKPKKEEKK